One region of Clostridia bacterium genomic DNA includes:
- a CDS encoding AAA family ATPase: MRLKSLRVNAFGCWRDWEKEFSSKVIVIYGNNEAGKSTFFHLMGTLFYGWRPVTNNPYLPWDGTRAAFNAELLNEKGELFSVQRSLGSQPQGKVIKNGVSSDLRNRTLEMLAFLPYSVFQEVYFLTLDKLVFPDSDAWQILQDQLLGGQYVSFLKPVSEVLIDLEQEANRLWRPDRRGKPRAKQLREEILNLKRARREAEEREEELRAKERLCQNLLAEEKRLQSEKTKLWADLNRLERLLPVKKRLTRIKELEKAAGKTAKFVDLPENPVEVLEKRQVELSDLTGEIEKLQKRKAEYQQQVKAYGETEQALVKEKTWLGTIIKADSLLRADCEEIEQLQKELAQNEDLLINAAGGIWQPLWAEKFRQIDEVVLRDLLQEYREKVDKLGKQQESLKKLKEQREQLQSFRYLGGSSLLFSFLGIIGLGWGGNTPLGFAGALLLILGLMGGVFVFYHWQKLPGEVELKQALLAGDSLEKELKGLRKELAEILGNFLLDRQDLGENLYQQVKEIKFYLKQKEIIAGKLRFLKDRLEKYAQKIKQIYQNFGWSESGDLVVDLRHLEEELQAALASQATVKQAEEFLKEIDQQLEESSAKKAELFQEKEQLLKRIEELPGTDLTEKIEILTAWRQAARQKEALVLDLEKEYPDWRDLKKEIEQEAESGTWLLSDYDLAERQVALEKIGEREIELKEEKARLETAIELLMAEERVADLSGGLQLLQAERQKVCWQRDRLVLLQQIIKEADQLYRAKHQPDVLQQASRYLEKITAGRYQRLFVEEEARGLLVQQAAGEFLKADFPLSRGTLEQIYLALRLALVKHLDSEKETVPLFLDEVLVNWDELRLAKGLEILKDLAEERQVFVLTCHQWLVKKMEKYPDVEIINLKY, from the coding sequence GTGCGTTTAAAATCTTTGAGAGTTAATGCTTTTGGCTGTTGGCGTGATTGGGAAAAGGAGTTTTCCTCTAAGGTTATCGTTATTTACGGGAATAATGAAGCTGGGAAAAGTACCTTTTTTCATTTAATGGGGACTCTTTTTTACGGCTGGCGACCGGTAACTAATAATCCCTATTTACCTTGGGATGGTACCCGAGCGGCTTTTAATGCTGAATTGCTTAATGAAAAAGGGGAATTATTTTCGGTGCAGAGAAGTTTAGGCAGTCAGCCACAGGGAAAAGTAATAAAAAATGGAGTTAGTAGTGATTTGCGTAATCGAACATTAGAAATGTTAGCTTTTTTACCCTATAGTGTTTTTCAAGAAGTTTATTTTTTAACTTTGGATAAATTAGTTTTTCCTGATAGTGATGCTTGGCAAATATTACAGGATCAATTATTAGGTGGTCAATATGTTTCTTTTTTAAAACCTGTTTCTGAGGTGTTAATAGACTTGGAACAAGAGGCTAATCGTTTATGGCGGCCGGATCGCCGTGGTAAACCGCGGGCTAAACAATTACGGGAAGAAATTTTAAATTTAAAAAGAGCCCGTAGGGAAGCAGAAGAAAGAGAAGAGGAATTACGTGCCAAAGAGCGTTTGTGTCAAAATTTACTAGCAGAAGAAAAACGATTGCAAAGTGAAAAAACAAAATTATGGGCTGATCTTAATCGTCTAGAACGTCTTTTACCAGTAAAGAAAAGATTAACAAGGATTAAAGAGTTAGAAAAGGCTGCAGGAAAAACAGCTAAATTTGTCGATTTGCCGGAAAATCCGGTGGAAGTTTTAGAAAAAAGGCAAGTGGAGTTAAGTGATTTAACAGGGGAAATTGAAAAATTACAAAAAAGAAAGGCTGAGTATCAGCAGCAAGTTAAAGCTTATGGTGAAACTGAACAAGCATTAGTTAAAGAAAAGACTTGGCTTGGGACCATAATTAAGGCTGATTCTTTATTAAGGGCAGATTGTGAGGAAATTGAACAATTACAAAAAGAACTAGCCCAAAATGAAGATTTATTGATTAATGCTGCTGGGGGTATATGGCAGCCTCTGTGGGCAGAAAAATTTCGGCAAATTGATGAGGTTGTTTTACGCGATTTGCTTCAGGAATATAGGGAAAAAGTTGATAAGTTGGGAAAACAGCAAGAAAGTTTAAAAAAATTAAAGGAACAAAGGGAGCAGTTGCAGTCCTTTCGTTATTTGGGGGGTAGTTCGCTTTTATTTAGTTTTCTCGGTATAATTGGTCTTGGCTGGGGAGGTAATACACCACTTGGTTTTGCCGGGGCTTTACTTTTAATTTTGGGTTTAATGGGTGGAGTTTTTGTTTTTTATCATTGGCAAAAACTGCCTGGAGAGGTGGAATTAAAACAGGCCCTGCTTGCTGGGGATTCCCTAGAAAAAGAGCTAAAGGGTTTGCGTAAAGAATTGGCAGAGATTTTGGGGAATTTTTTATTAGATAGACAGGATTTAGGGGAAAATCTTTATCAGCAGGTTAAGGAAATAAAATTTTACCTAAAGCAAAAGGAAATAATTGCTGGGAAATTAAGGTTTTTAAAAGATCGTTTGGAAAAATATGCTCAAAAAATAAAGCAGATTTACCAAAATTTTGGGTGGTCTGAGAGCGGTGATCTAGTTGTTGATTTGCGTCATTTAGAAGAAGAATTGCAAGCAGCTTTGGCAAGTCAAGCTACTGTTAAACAGGCTGAGGAGTTTTTAAAAGAAATAGACCAACAGCTGGAAGAATCCTCAGCCAAAAAAGCGGAGCTGTTTCAAGAAAAAGAACAATTACTTAAACGGATTGAGGAATTGCCGGGAACTGATTTAACAGAAAAAATAGAGATTTTGACAGCATGGCGGCAGGCAGCTCGACAGAAAGAGGCTTTAGTTTTAGATTTAGAAAAAGAGTATCCAGATTGGCGGGATCTGAAAAAGGAAATTGAGCAGGAGGCGGAGTCAGGTACTTGGTTATTAAGTGATTATGATTTGGCTGAACGGCAAGTGGCCTTGGAAAAGATAGGAGAACGAGAAATAGAATTAAAAGAGGAAAAAGCACGTTTAGAAACAGCAATCGAATTATTAATGGCTGAAGAAAGGGTAGCTGATTTAAGTGGCGGTTTGCAGTTATTACAAGCTGAACGTCAAAAGGTCTGTTGGCAGAGAGATCGTTTAGTTTTATTGCAGCAGATCATTAAAGAGGCTGATCAGCTTTATCGGGCAAAACATCAGCCTGATGTTCTGCAGCAGGCTAGTCGTTATTTAGAAAAAATAACAGCAGGGCGATATCAGCGATTATTTGTAGAAGAAGAAGCTCGAGGCTTGTTGGTTCAGCAAGCAGCTGGTGAGTTTTTAAAAGCCGATTTTCCTTTAAGTAGAGGGACTTTAGAGCAAATTTATTTGGCTTTACGTTTAGCTTTGGTTAAACATTTGGATAGTGAAAAAGAAACAGTGCCCCTTTTTTTAGATGAAGTTTTGGTTAATTGGGATGAATTAAGATTGGCAAAAGGTTTGGAGATTTTAAAAGATTTAGCTGAGGAAAGGCAAGTTTTTGTCTTGACGTGTCATCAGTGGTTAGTGAAAAAAATGGAAAAATATCCGGATGTTGAAATAATTAACTTAAAATACTAA